In Spinacia oleracea cultivar Varoflay chromosome 5, BTI_SOV_V1, whole genome shotgun sequence, a single window of DNA contains:
- the LOC110794143 gene encoding uncharacterized protein produces the protein MIQETVVELQETEKQNSGCSINDARVSESVITIQEDSPDLSCSQEPSVSSVAVNVVRDSENRSADSGESCATGIVGETKVAEDRKEREKSWVVDLKLGDGDICDGEIVCRICHLSSEQPWKFPFFAAKTDLIMLGCGCKGELSVAHSYCGEAWFKLKGNRICEICGEIANNIRGVGNESFMEEWKDGRMNANALDSADRSAEGCWHGQPLCNFLMACLVIAFVLPWFFRFSMF, from the exons atgATTCAAGAAACTGTTGTCGAGCTTCAAGAAACTGAGAAACAGAATTCAGGTTGTTCAATTAATGATGCAAGAGTTTCAGAAAGTGTGATTACAATACAGGAAGATTCACCAGATTTGAGTTGTTCACAAGAACCATCTGTTTCTTCTGTTGCTGTTAATGTTGTCAGAGATTCTGAAAACAGATCAGCTGATTCAGGGGAGAGTTGTGCAACAGGAATTGTGGGTGAAACAAAGGTTGCTGAAGatagaaaagagagagagaaatcgtGGGTTGTTGATTTAAAACTTGGTGATGGAGATATTTGTGATGGTGAAATAGTTTGTAGGATTTGTCACTTGAGTTCTGAGCAACCATGGAAGTTTCCATTTTTCGCGGCGAAAACTGATCTTATTATGCTTGGATGTGGATGTAAAGGTGAACTTAGTGTTGCACATTCTTATTGTGGCGAAGCTTGGTTCAAGCTCAAGGGAAACAG GATATGCGAAATATGTGGGGAGATAGCAAATAATATAAGAGGAGTGGGGAACGAGAGCTTCATGGAGGAGTGGAAAGATGGCAGAATGAATGCTAACGCATTAGACTCAGCGGACAGGAGTGCAGAAGGATGCTGGCATGGACAGCCATTGTGTAACTTCCTCATGGCCTGCTTGGTCATCGCCTTTGTCCTACCATGGTTTTTTCGATTCAGCATGTTCTGA
- the LOC130460658 gene encoding uncharacterized protein, with translation MLVIDSLKRHCANLTKKLTGRDREERRRGRRDSMDRESPVDSSREQAGQSLGQGPSTSTRQRHSDVDRGVVPFTYAEPTRHSVGGMGSQMPFTPPWYLFRSE, from the exons ATGCTTGTGATTGACTCCCTGAAGAGGCATTGCGCTAATCTGACCAAGAAGCTTACTGGCCGGGATAGAGAG gagcgtcgtcgaggtcGCAGAGATTCTATGGACAGGGAGTCCCCGGTGGATTCTTCGAGAGAGCAAGCCGGGCAGAGCTTAGGTCAGGGTCCTAGTACTAGTACccgtcagaggcattctgatgttgaTAGGGGAGTTGTTCCCTTTACATATGCTGAGCCTACCAGGCATTCTGTTGGAGGTATGGGCAGCCAGATGCCTTTTACGCCCCCCTGGTACTTATTTCGGAGCGAGTAG